A section of the Clostridium omnivorum genome encodes:
- the purD gene encoding phosphoribosylamine--glycine ligase: MKFLVIGGGGREHAIAWKLAQSPLAEKVYCAPGNGGTSIEAKCENINISDTSELIKFALENNIDITVVGPEAPLVDGVVDDFKAQGLKIFGPAKAAARLEGSKSYSKEFCKKYNVKTAAYEEFEDSDKAVEYLKGCGYPVVVKADGLAAGKGVAICKAFEEAEEAVLSFMVKDIFKGAGKKIIIEEFLEGVEASILAITDGNVILPFLSAKDHKTIYDNNEGPNTGGMGAISPNPYCTEEVLNSFKEHIMLPTLKGIQGEKMDYVGIVFFGLMITKKGVYLLEYNVRMGDPETEAVLPLMESDFAELIIEAVNKRLEAYKLQWKNKHCCSVVAASAGYPGSYKTGFTIKGFENLDSKVFAAGAKTQNGELATAGGRVLAVSAIGDTLEQARENAYRDIKHIEFEGIYYRSDIGKVK, translated from the coding sequence ATGAAATTTTTAGTCATAGGTGGTGGAGGAAGAGAACATGCTATAGCATGGAAGCTTGCACAGAGCCCCTTAGCAGAAAAGGTATATTGTGCACCAGGCAATGGTGGAACTAGCATAGAAGCTAAGTGTGAGAATATAAATATATCAGATACCAGCGAGCTAATAAAGTTTGCTCTTGAAAACAATATAGATATTACTGTAGTGGGACCAGAGGCTCCACTAGTTGATGGAGTTGTGGATGACTTTAAGGCACAGGGCTTAAAAATATTCGGGCCAGCTAAAGCTGCTGCAAGGCTTGAAGGTAGCAAGTCCTATTCAAAGGAATTCTGCAAAAAGTACAATGTTAAAACTGCAGCTTATGAGGAATTTGAAGATAGTGACAAAGCGGTAGAATATCTAAAGGGCTGCGGCTATCCAGTGGTTGTAAAAGCCGACGGACTAGCGGCTGGCAAAGGGGTTGCTATTTGTAAAGCCTTTGAAGAAGCTGAAGAGGCCGTTTTAAGCTTCATGGTTAAGGATATATTTAAGGGTGCTGGTAAAAAGATAATAATAGAGGAATTCCTAGAAGGAGTAGAGGCTTCAATTTTAGCTATAACAGATGGTAATGTTATTCTTCCATTTCTATCAGCTAAGGACCACAAGACTATATACGATAACAACGAAGGTCCAAATACTGGCGGCATGGGAGCCATATCACCCAATCCATATTGCACTGAAGAGGTATTAAATAGCTTCAAGGAACACATTATGCTTCCAACCCTTAAGGGTATACAGGGTGAAAAGATGGATTATGTAGGAATTGTATTCTTTGGACTTATGATTACGAAAAAAGGTGTATACCTTTTAGAGTACAATGTACGTATGGGAGATCCAGAAACCGAAGCCGTACTTCCACTAATGGAAAGTGACTTTGCTGAGCTTATAATTGAAGCTGTTAATAAGAGGCTAGAAGCATATAAGCTGCAGTGGAAAAATAAACACTGCTGCTCTGTAGTAGCTGCTTCAGCAGGATATCCAGGAAGCTATAAAACTGGATTTACAATAAAGGGTTTTGAAAACCTAGACAGCAAGGTTTTTGCTGCAGGAGCCAAAACTCAAAATGGAGAACTAGCTACTGCTGGAGGCAGAGTGCTTGCAGTATCTGCTATAGGCGACACCTTAGAGCAGGCTAGAGAAAATGCATATAGAGATATAAAGCATATAGAGTTTGAAGGAATTTATTATAGAAGTGATATTGGAAAAGTAAAATAG
- a CDS encoding GNAT family N-acetyltransferase, whose amino-acid sequence MDVQIILKETKLKNGDTLILRKPTTEDAVKMIQYLNTVGGESNNLLFGKGEFRLSVEQEMEHIKNVNADSNSLMIIGAINDNIISIAGIMTPNRKRIAHNGDVAISVKKEYWSNGIGSEVMSELISFAKKNGTIKNVSLGVRAGNETAIKLYEKFGFQKVGLHKNFFNIDGDFYDEILMDLYL is encoded by the coding sequence GTGGATGTACAAATTATTTTAAAAGAAACTAAGCTAAAAAACGGTGATACGCTAATACTTAGAAAGCCAACCACAGAAGATGCTGTAAAAATGATTCAGTATCTTAATACTGTTGGCGGAGAAAGCAACAACCTATTGTTTGGAAAAGGTGAATTCCGCTTAAGTGTAGAGCAGGAAATGGAGCATATAAAAAATGTAAATGCTGATTCTAATTCACTTATGATTATTGGAGCTATAAATGATAATATCATTTCAATAGCTGGAATTATGACTCCCAACAGGAAAAGGATAGCTCATAACGGCGATGTTGCTATTTCCGTAAAAAAGGAATACTGGTCAAATGGTATTGGCAGTGAAGTTATGTCTGAATTAATAAGCTTTGCTAAAAAGAACGGTACTATCAAAAATGTAAGTCTTGGAGTTCGCGCTGGAAATGAAACTGCCATTAAGCTATATGAAAAGTTTGGCTTTCAAAAGGTAGGGCTTCACAAAAACTTTTTTAATATAGACGGCGACTTTTATGATGAAATCTTAATGGATTTATATCTATAA
- a CDS encoding MFS transporter, whose product MSKGYERNTKIYYYYSTFAELLILGPILVLYLTAKGLSFTEIMALQSISAVGTVLFEVPTGAVADRIGRKQSIFIGALLWAASLSMYIAGKVYFVFILAELTFSLGAAFKSGADSALIYDSLKTESKEKEYQMVEGKARSYALYAQAIGSVIAGFVYEVNIYLPMIISIGFMIITALITLGFKEPPMFEEGTEKEETYFKQIIESGKYVLSHEKLKAIVLFSMVFFIFYRAGYWYYQPYMEAVKIPVKYFGIIFFIFNITAAFFSKRSSYIMDKTKPKTLTFMALLMIASFLLMGIFKVWIGVFAILLQQVARGINRPVITKYMNKHISSDKRATILSFQSLACNIAVAVTFPFMGILKDHSNIYTTNLILAASMTILTLFAVKYMDSRLGIDCKSTKAL is encoded by the coding sequence ATGAGCAAAGGATATGAAAGAAACACTAAAATTTACTATTACTACTCAACCTTTGCCGAGCTATTGATTCTTGGTCCTATTCTAGTTTTATATTTAACTGCTAAGGGACTATCCTTTACTGAAATAATGGCTCTGCAGTCTATTTCAGCAGTAGGAACTGTATTATTTGAAGTACCTACAGGAGCAGTTGCAGATAGAATAGGAAGAAAGCAGAGTATCTTTATAGGAGCATTACTTTGGGCAGCAAGCCTAAGCATGTATATAGCTGGAAAGGTATATTTTGTTTTCATACTGGCAGAGCTTACCTTCAGCCTGGGGGCAGCCTTTAAGTCAGGAGCTGACAGCGCACTAATTTATGATTCTTTAAAAACAGAGAGTAAAGAGAAAGAATATCAGATGGTAGAAGGAAAGGCTAGATCCTATGCCCTGTATGCACAAGCTATAGGTTCCGTTATTGCTGGTTTTGTATATGAGGTCAATATATATTTGCCAATGATAATATCTATAGGCTTTATGATTATTACAGCACTGATTACCTTGGGTTTTAAAGAACCTCCAATGTTTGAAGAAGGAACTGAAAAGGAAGAAACCTATTTTAAGCAGATTATTGAAAGCGGAAAATACGTCCTTTCTCATGAAAAGCTAAAGGCCATCGTGTTATTTTCCATGGTATTCTTTATATTTTACAGAGCTGGCTATTGGTACTACCAGCCTTATATGGAAGCAGTTAAAATTCCTGTAAAATACTTTGGTATCATATTCTTTATTTTTAATATAACCGCAGCCTTTTTCTCAAAGAGAAGCTCATATATTATGGACAAAACTAAACCAAAAACTTTAACCTTTATGGCCTTACTGATGATAGCGTCCTTCCTGCTTATGGGAATATTTAAAGTATGGATTGGTGTATTTGCTATATTACTTCAACAGGTAGCTAGAGGTATTAACAGACCTGTTATAACTAAGTACATGAATAAGCATATATCCTCTGATAAGAGGGCTACTATACTCTCCTTCCAGAGCTTGGCATGTAATATTGCAGTAGCTGTTACCTTTCCTTTTATGGGAATACTGAAGGATCATAGCAATATATATACTACAAATCTTATACTAGCTGCTTCAATGACAATATTAACTTTATTTGCTGTAAAATACATGGATAGCAGACTTGGCATAGATTGCAAATCAACTAAAGCATTGTAA
- a CDS encoding ABC transporter permease produces the protein MLNYLFKKLKILILVLVSTIMVLFFFYVSLPADFASAQGPIPLEDKIAIRHKLHLDESNAAQFKYWVMGLLKGNLGNSFATGTSINSVIGPCLKNTLKLNIISFLISLIIAIPIGIKSACKKYSFFDTLFNVISLIGISVPAFALAVTSKYFFTYNSTVFDIFARHRNWNFLKYSNTMNHLILPYLITILINLATLIKYTRSSMLDVILQDYVRTARAKGLKENKVIYKHAFKNALLPITTIIGLSIPQIFAGSFFIEIVLGYPGIGPLSYQAVFMRDYPMMMGISIVMCLVIMLANLFTDICYRLIDPRIKFN, from the coding sequence AAGTACTATAATGGTTCTTTTCTTTTTTTATGTCTCACTCCCTGCTGACTTTGCTTCTGCCCAAGGGCCTATACCTCTTGAAGATAAAATAGCAATAAGGCATAAATTGCATTTGGATGAATCCAATGCTGCTCAGTTTAAATATTGGGTTATGGGGCTTTTAAAAGGCAATCTTGGAAATTCCTTTGCCACTGGAACTTCTATTAACTCCGTTATTGGTCCATGCCTAAAGAACACCCTTAAGCTTAATATAATTTCTTTTTTAATAAGCCTTATAATTGCTATACCCATAGGCATAAAATCAGCCTGTAAAAAGTATTCTTTTTTTGATACCCTTTTTAATGTAATTTCACTAATAGGAATATCAGTACCAGCTTTTGCACTAGCAGTTACCTCTAAGTACTTTTTTACCTATAACAGTACAGTATTTGATATATTTGCTAGGCACAGAAACTGGAACTTCTTAAAATACAGCAATACTATGAATCATCTTATACTCCCATATTTAATAACTATTCTAATCAATCTAGCAACTCTTATTAAGTACACTCGTTCAAGCATGCTGGATGTAATTTTACAGGATTATGTAAGAACAGCTAGAGCAAAGGGACTTAAGGAAAATAAAGTTATCTATAAACATGCTTTTAAAAATGCCCTGCTTCCAATTACCACTATTATAGGATTATCAATTCCTCAAATCTTTGCTGGGTCCTTTTTTATAGAAATTGTATTAGGCTATCCTGGGATTGGCCCATTATCCTATCAAGCAGTTTTTATGAGAGATTATCCTATGATGATGGGTATAAGTATTGTAATGTGCCTTGTTATAATGCTAGCAAACCTTTTTACAGATATATGCTATAGATTAATTGATCCAAGAATAAAATTCAATTAA